TGCTTAAATTGTTGCCCAATGTTGATCTTGTCGATGCACCGGATATTGTTTCCCGCGTATTTAAACTGAAGCTGGATCAACTATTAGATTTGATTAAAAAGAAGAACTACTTTGGAAAGTGTATAGGAGGTAAATTTTTGTTATTGGACACCAACAATTTTACATTAAATTTTTGCTTACATATCTACACATACATGAATTTAATGACATATTTTTTCTTTACTTATTGTTGTACAATTATGTATGTAATTGAATTCCAGAAGCGTGGTTTACCACACGTACATATGCTAATCTGGTTGAGCCCCGAAAGCAGACCTAATTCTATTGAAAAGGTTGACCAGTTGGTTTTTGCTGAAATACCAGATACGAATTCTGATCCAATAGCATATGAAGCTGTTAAAAAGCATGGACCATGTGGTAAAGACTTATACACATCTCCATGTATGGTGAAAGGAAAATGCATGCGTCATTTCCTAAAGAGGTGTGAATAAATAGAATGATACATATCTTTCGTAATAAgtctattttattattaatttcgATGCATGCATATTTTTTTGCAGATTTAATGGTAATACCTATTTTGACTATTGTCGTTTTCCTGTTTATCAGAGGCATAACATTGGTAGAGTTATCAATAAAAAAGGGATCAACCTTGACAATCAATATGTAGTTCCATAAAATCAAGATCTTATGTTGCGTTTTCAGTGTCATATAAATCTGGAAATTTGCAACAGTTCAAGATCGTTGAAATATTTCTTCAAGTACTGTTTGAAGGGTCATGACACTGCTACAATGTCGTTGAAGAAGAAAAATAACAAATCAGGGAATGAAGAAACTGCAAGATCCGTGAAGAATTTGAATGAGGTCAAGAATTTTCTTGATGGTAGATATGTTTGTGCATCTGAGGCATCTTGGAGGATTTTTGGGTTTGACATTCACCATCGTTCCCCAAGTGTTGATCGCTTATCAATACATTTGACTGTTCAGAAGTACTTGAATTTTCAGAGTTTTGCAGATTTGGAGAATGTGTGTAATAACGCGACTTCCAAAAAAAGTAAACTGGAGTCTTGGTTTGTAGCTAATAGCGAATTTCCACAAGCTCAAAATTTTACGTATTCTGACTTTCCCACCCATTTCACATGGATCAAGAAAACTGTTAAATGGAAACTTAGACAAAGAGGTGATGTGGTTGGGAGGATATCAGAGGTTCATGCAACAACTGGTGAATTTTTATATCTTTGAATGTTGTTACTTAGATGTAAAGGTGCTTTATCTTTCATTCAGCTGTGAACTGTTGATGGAACTACATATGATACATTTAAGAAAGGATGTAGTGCTCTTGGTCTGTTAAATAATGACAAGCAGTGACATGATTCTTTGGAAGATAAAGCATTCTCAGCTATGCCAACCCAAATTCGTGCTACGTTTGTTAACATCCTGGAAAATTGTTCCGTGTCTGATCTGCTTGCGCTATGGGAAAAACACTGGCCGACACTATCAGACGATGTTCTATATATGAGGTGCAAGATTTCAGAAAACATTCATTTAACATTGTTTGAGTATGAAATCCAGGACTATGCATTAGCAGGTGTGTGAACATTATTAAATAACTAATACGTCAGTTAGTTTGTAGTATTACTTTTATTGTTATTAATCAGATGCCAGAACATTTACCATTGTTTATTTTGTGCAGAGATTGAAAAGTTGTTAAATGATGTTGGGAAGTCCTTAAGAGATTTCATATGATGTCATTTCCTGACGAACGATTTTTTCACACATTTGTGAATCGTCTCATTATTGAGGAAACTAGCTATAAAAAAGAAGAAATGAGACTTAATCACGAAAAAGCTCATAAAAATATGAACTCAAGGTAACTGGATGTATATAATGCAGTTATAGATAATGTAAACAAAAATAAAGGTGGAATGTTTTTTTTGTTTATGGGAGTGGTGGATGTGGTAAAATGTTCCTTTGGCAAACTCTTTGTTCACATTTTCGATCAGAAGGAAAGATTGTTCTTCCTGTTGTAGGCTCCGGAATTACTGCTACACTTCTTCCTGGCGGTCGAACAActcattctaggtttaaaattCCGCTGAAATTAGATCAGAGCTCTATTGTTGGAATAAAACATGGTACATACATTGCAGAGTTGATGCAGCACACAAGTCTTACAATATGGGATGAAGCTCCAATGCATCATCGCTATACATTTGAAGCCGTGGACAGAAGCTTGCGAGACATAATGGCTGCTATTGATGTAGAAAAAGGAAAAACACCCTTTGGTGGTATTATAGTTGTTTTTTGTGGTAATTTTTGACAAATATTACCTATTTTTCCTAAGGCTGGAAGGGCTGAAATAGTGAATGCACCGTTTAACAAATCCCGACTTTGGAAATCTTGCAAGGTCTTTCTTCTCAGTCAGAACATGAGATTACATTCAGGTAATTCTGATGCCAGAAATAAAGTAATAGCTGACTTTAGTAAATGGCAACTTGAGATTGGAGACGGAAAAGTTGAATGCATTGATACTCATCGTGCAGATGTTGAAACTGAGTTTGTAGTTCCTGATGACTATATTGTCAAGAGTCCCTTGAAAAGGCCCATAAAAACcctaattaatattaaatatccatattttcaaaataatatgCATTCACGGTAGTATCTAAGATCAAGATCTATTTTAACTCCAACAAACGTCGTAGTTGATGACATCAATGCACAGATTCTTGAAAGAGTTTCGGGTAATGTGCTTACTTATCTCAACTAAGATTCAATTGAAGACAATGGTGTTGACGATAATGACTTTGATTCGTCCTTTCCAATTGAGTATCTGAACTCCATTAATATGTCATGTTTGCATAAACATGAGTTGAATGTAAAGGTTGGAGTTGTTCTTATGTTGATGGGGAATTTAAATCAGATTATGGGTCTATGCAATGGTAAAAGGATGATAGTTACTGGATACAAAAAATAGTATAGAATGTCAAATTCTCTGTGGATCTTAAGTTGGTAAGAAACATCTAATTCCAAGAATCGATATGGTCCCAACACACAAGAATTGGCCATTTGAATTTAAAAAAACACAATCTCCTCTCCAAATATGTTTTGCCATGACTGTGAACAAGAGCCAAGGACAATTATTGAACACAGTTGGATTGTATCTTCCTCGGCCCATTTTCTCTCATGGTCAGTTATACATTGCAATATCTCGTGTTACATCTCCAAAAGAACTGCATATTCTTATTGATGACGATAATGGGAAAAACACAAATATTACATCAAATATTATGTTTGAAGAAGTTTTCTACAACCTTCTAAGATtatgaatatatttattttaactAACTTATTGTAAGTGTTTGACCATGAATATTTTATACTTGAAGTCCTTATTTCATGGTATGCAATTTGTTTTATAGTAAAAtgtttttttattataattttataacgTGGAGTTTTGTTTGGGGAAATAATTTATTAGTAAAAAAGAATAAAGAAGAATGGAATTTAAATAATAAAGGTTGTATAATTAGTTCCCACTAATCCATCTAACTAAGTTGATGCCGAACCAATCACATTGATCCTCATAGTATCAAGTAATAATCCATCCAATCAAAGGATATGTTTATGATTCAGTTAAAGGATGATTGACTTTTCCCTTCACAGGCCTTATGTCACGTATTAAAAGGAAAAGATCAGTTCCGCAATATATGTGTGTCGTGCACTTTATTCTACAGCATGTCATCAATTATGATTCCCGTTTATGTAGGCTAATGTACTACAAAAAGACTATCACGTCGGTATGATATTTGAAGTTCAGTACCTccattaagaatagaacatgtaaGCTCTCTCATGTGTCATGAGTTTA
This genomic interval from Apium graveolens cultivar Ventura chromosome 8, ASM990537v1, whole genome shotgun sequence contains the following:
- the LOC141680021 gene encoding uncharacterized protein LOC141680021, coding for MTCNSKWLEIQEMLKLLPNVDLVDAPDIVSRKRGLPHVHMLIWLSPESRPNSIEKVDQLVFAEIPDTNSDPIAYEAVKKHGPCDLMVIPILTIVVFLFIRGITLCHINLEICNSSRSLKYFFKYCLKGHDTATMSLKKKNNKSGNEETARSVKNLNEVKNFLDGRYVCASEASWRIFGFDIHHRSPSVDRLSIHLTVQKYLNFQSFADLENVCNNATSKKSKLESWFVANSEFPQAQNFTYSDFPTHFTWIKKTVKWKLRQRGDVVGRISEVHATTGEFLYL